From Plasmodium brasilianum strain Bolivian I chromosome 7, whole genome shotgun sequence, the proteins below share one genomic window:
- a CDS encoding prefoldin subunit 4 produces MTNIKDVKYDLGLDMTVEDQKKIGKFTNLHYKQSVYEQKMKLMKENISNIDSSIDEVSLVFDPQDVMLNIGDCFFSFDTDYVEESLEQINSEGRKILNKLEQEYKNIIKEKEKLKTELYAKFGNRIDLN; encoded by the exons ATGACGAATATTAAAGATGTAAAATATGACCTAGGCTTAGATATGACAGTAGAagaccaaaaaaaaattgggaAATTCACaaatttacattataaaCAGTCTGTTTACGAACAAAAGATGAAAttaatgaaagaaaatatatcaaacATTGATTCCTCAATTGATGAAGTCTCACTTGTTTTCGACCCCCAAGATGTTATGCTAAATATAG gCGACTGCTTTTTTAGCTTTGACACAGATTACGTGGAAGAAAGCTTGGAACAGATCAACAGCGAAGGAAGAAAAATcttaaataaattagaacaagaatataagaatatcataaaggaaaaagaaaaattaaaaactgAATTATATGCAAAATTTGGAAATAGAATCGATCTCAACTGA
- a CDS encoding bacterial histone-like protein: MYAHNMSRAFINVHKNNIINNKIGVNNSYNKNALYQSSSKVPVSQAITKKQIIEEVSMETKESKKTVEKIMNGIFDNIYKHLENNEKIYIHKFGMYYNIFRKKRCIKNLRTKEDIHLESSHMPHFKFSKIFKDLIKVNVKAKKRETDQDENELEEDDLHMGNINESFKENVNEKLIY, translated from the exons atgtatGCACATAACATGTCAAG AGCTTTTATtaatgttcataaaaataacataataaacaACAAAATTGGGGTTAACAACTCTTACAATAAAAATGCTTTATATCAGAGTTCTTCGAAAGTACCTGTTTCACAG GCAATTACAAAGAAGCAAATAATAGAAGAAGTTTCAATGGAAACAAAAGAAAGCAAAAAGACCGTTGAGAAAATTATGAATGGAATatttgataatatatataaacatttagaaaataatgaaaagatctacattcataaatttggtatgtattataatattttcagaAAGAAAAgatgtattaaaaatttgaGAACAAAAGAAGATATTCACTTAGAAAGTAGTCACATGCCACATTTTAAATTCTcgaaaatatttaaagacttgataaaagtaaatgtaaaagctaaaaaaagagaaactGATCAAGATGAAAATGAACTAGAAGAAGATGATTTACATATGGGAAACATTAATGAAAGTTTCaaagaaaatgtaaatgaaaaGTTAATTTATTGA
- a CDS encoding replication protein A1, whose protein sequence is MSENDLLFRISQITTYVSKWIIKAKVVNKSKLSTFKNNNSFFSIDVTDVHGDSISCKFWGSAADKWFNNIELKKVYIFSKGRVSIANPKYNTVKHKYELTFNEDSEIHEVKDDGEIKIQKKISLVNLRDIKIATKETPFTADLIGIVKHIGAVSNLKTKQGNDIIKQNIIIVDDTKHSFEISFWDNNVNLIENEIKENEIYIFTNISIRNWNDMKNGTFGVTSSIEKMENLNDELKNKCAVISQWYNTNGKYEQFTNMRNILSNDVTQIPDKHYALSDVNDVLTKVSGTYTLVGRIKRIYWKSKENEHRFYYPACTKCKKKLLSSGQESSLDNDYDNNVEANHDEENVVYSCMNCDENNVKPFYNYTFNFLFMDFSGSITLRAFSDEGYNLLGKKAEDLKSLDEDSLDYLFNYDFLYKEYKVVVRVNQKVYNGIERVNFTAMRIFPQKHSDISYLLNEIQSLITNNSTSNKNKRSLNDDQHEAKKQKV, encoded by the exons ATGAGTGAAAACGA TCTGCTTTTTCGAATTAGCCAAATAACAACCTATGTGAGCAAATGGATTATAAAGGCAAAAGTCGTAAATAAGTCGAAGCTGTCAACATTCAAAAACAACAACAGCTTTTTTAGCATAGATGTAACAGACGTGCATGGGGATTCTATTTCTTGTAAATTTTGGGGAAGTGCAGCGGACAAGTGGTTTAATAATATCGAGTTAAAAAAAGTGTACATCTTTTCGAAAGGAAGAGTTTCCATAGCAAATCCTAAATATAACACAGTAAAACATAAGTACGAATTAACATTTAATGAGGATAGTGAAATTCACGAAGTAAAAGATGATGGAGAAATAaaaatccaaaaaaaaatatcgcTAGTTAATTTAAGggatataaaaatagcaaCAAAAGAAACTCCATTTACTGCAGATTTAATAGGTATAGTGAAACATATCGGTGCTGTAAGTAACTTGAAAACTAAACAGGGgaatgatataataaaacaaaacataatTATTGTTGATGACACAAAACATTCTTTTGAAATTTCCTTTTGggataataatgttaatttaatagaaaatgaaataaaagaaaatgagatttatatatttacaaatatcaGTATAAGAAATTGGAATGATATGAAAAATGGAACTTTTGGAGTTACGAGTTCAATTGAAAAAATGGAGAATTTAAatgatgaattaaaaaataagtgtGCCGTAATATCTCAGTGGTATAATACAAATGGAAAGTATGAACAATTTACAAATATGAGAAATATTTTGTCAAATGATGTTACACAAATACCTGATAAACATTATGCTTTAAGTGATGTTAATGACGTATTGACAAAAGTATCTGGGACATATACCTTAGTGggaagaattaaaagaatttattgGAAAAGTAAAGAAAATGAACATAGGTTTTATTACCCTGCTTGTACCAaatgtaaaaagaaattattatctAGTGGACAAGAAAGTTCTTTAGATAATGATTATGATAACAATGTAGAAGCTAATCATGATGAAGAAAATGTTGTATATTCTTGTATGAACTGCgatgaaaataatgtaaaacctttttataattatacatttaattttctatttatgGATTTTTCTGGATCAATTACTTTAAGAGCCTTTTCTGATGAAGGCTACAATTTATTGGGGAAAAAAGCAGAAGACTTAAAAAGCTTAGATGAAGATAGCCtagattatttatttaattacgACTTCTTGTATAAAGAATACAAAGTTGTGGTTCGGGTTAACCAAAAGGTTTACAATGGAATTGAAAGAGTTAATTTTACTGCTATGAGAATTTTCCCACAAAAACATTCAGATATTTCTTACTTGCTCAATGAAATTCAGTCGCTCATTACAAATAATAGTacatcaaataaaaataagagatCCCTGAATGACGACCAGCATGAAGCCAAAAAGCAGAAGGTATAG
- a CDS encoding copper-transporting ATPase, whose amino-acid sequence MALGKLLLFYVSENVKEKINELNVKGIKNIAFNEEVVIISYDYSVIGSSDIIKAIDNFDINGYFQEDKKNVDPETYRRFLSRNDDHVTMYIFHLNNKKGKKKMFNKTSSQELLSTNMYEEGNYGSLENLKNTDANSGKHYSNVRHANGIFREDNDDNGYTNNYTEEDEEGEEYDEFYRKRVNENCRSGCHTKGNEINGHLNGETNRFRDYSLGQNYTRNYYNSEQSRGDSNYAQGSENGSESLEVVGSVTYSTERSIKFGTDEENTKNRRFSVLDLFNDITRKKKKCKKNYMYANYDDSNIDKSSLLSDDKVLENGKKQPSHIRNGNIFQAYENYRSRNKEKIYICELRIYNMTCDSCGNKIISFLKGKNLIIDGNSFATESKIKLKINTSENNLISVNIKSFVNNIMTEVKNCGFNNDLIDLYKDDDSDNKCNLFDITLYVFREDVIKSYELLKNVKGIKNVEYDIKKEYIYILYDPEIIGIRFILEFLKKKKNIDAYYDEDKEKYFRSTKYNETSNSYKLIELFCCFFFCILIIILNNCQMNMGYMNGFYSYGNYKNYLMTYKLVNAKREKNDLFYHNKVRKDSSSMQPNVRSAYLDEESLIAHYVVNSDNEKREGMINDVYQEKLPRHDAEKGGIATSNGYHSNTEGKMHINEKKSPCKHTTKNKWISADQNNCNISDKFSICNSYDEYESQFKKDKGSDHSASSSSDTTEVKQFPKKNVKEKCMTGEEVKGRYVKAKNEEVDHFKEKKRKEKIPEEKDIKAGNVMGKSTKNDDAISKNEEVQHFKEFKKGEKHTKNNSEMVEHEEIENFKNKMEEKPTKGKDTKEGDKKAENENIYNFKNNNEEKKITKGKDTKEGDKNEENIENVENIKSNKVEKKITKGKDAKKEGVKTEDESVKNFKEKKVKGKLTKGHGEKEEDVEIKNFKNNKEEKKNTKGKDIKEEGIIVEDVNIEKVKAEKTYGSMKAILNSNYFYKVSANFKDTEKKKKPEVEEVDFLYDFRRDDNYLDISNILYHLNNSEKLKLRCTNMKKCVPSKKDTNNYKKEKREENIDKKERSENKFKEGKYKLMSYTNLKYDSEEKIRKTLFCKIVKLFVNNPVYRLIVSSYKSSLDSKILGTLPLRLFLIFLLSSIVYIYFGFSFILNGYRSLKNNIINMNVLISISSSFSYFYSLFLLLFCLLFSIDLDGIPLYFDSSALLICIMKFGFEIENFLVSFTKKKIEDLYERTTKHVYILEKKTEKTQDNKNMKEQASNFINSNVGNGETKEEEVHKNHNIDNIHEDRCNEVRNEIGNEIRSNIHNDNNSRSESNTLIKCGENKSNFSSYEIGDDDQKGFLLNSFSHSGKEIDINKIFVEDKKINLNDFRILSYPVQFVQKHDILIFYEGATLLIDGIKVNDEVSYLDESMISGEKKAIKKYKGDKIYAGSKCVGGIIMLYIKDISKGNYIEYIKKTLDEVNCKKTNLQLYADKIASIFIPSIIILCIIVFLIWFYLTYFDYVNIKRNAYFKLNKFLSCIFFSIHFSLSILCVACPCAVGLASPLSIAISSYICSNIGIIIKNINIFEIFLECNHFIFDKTGTLTVGKPVVNKIYISNNLDLFIDQLLKNNSVNNLSINFDNYNTVSDLESGLDSRNNFKIFNLQHKGRSNTLGSNSGFLDGLSDRSSYNGMYEHMGGEHIGNIYEEKNKGDFSSERNFKEGTVDEAGKRRKRIKKQNKSNVTLNFVESLHCSGKNVTFYSFTTQKDYYKIEIRNSVMKKEEKDNRRNLKEGKNIINDRNKSVFNRIVSFINNKRKKNKYDKISDSSLKEYFINNADVNLSLIDDSYTSETSSEISSENDCSNVYGNNYFNREDLTSMYDKYGALKKVQNNLNNGKPHENAHFTNNAPFDDKDGDIKEKLSNMLYLFLSLSLNIEKYSNHLYAQSINTYINNNFCINETFEVHNLKNEKNQGIIGIINDLSVTIGTLFFCYTKYKNAYCSKREVIEEKLNINNLEAHIYSCDCNVHKTYQFLYNYSNSKKNESNNIIFMSIEGIIVGFFTLVDDIKPEVFGLIQYLKKESKKVYVCTGDNYMNAIYISKILGIPKKNVSSNTLPMEKVHFVKKIQSLNDGKVCMIGDGINDCFALKNADLGLSLSTRSNVVMDNADACIVDNNISVIMKLFEISRKTLLFNYCHFVFLVFEIVRGKNCELMLLRDI is encoded by the exons ATGGCTCTAGgtaaattattacttttcTATGTTAGCGAGAATGTGAAGGAAAAGATAAATGAGTTAAATGTAaagggaataaaaaatattgctttTAATGAAGAAGTTGTAATTATTTCTTATGATTATAGTGTTATCGGTTCATCTGACATAATAAAAGCTATAGACAATTTTGATATTAATGGTTATTTTCaggaagataaaaaaaatgtagatcCTGAAACGTATAGACGATTCCTTAGTAGAAATGACGATCATGTAactatgtatatttttcatttaaataataagaaaggaaagaagaaaatgttTAATAAGACAAGTAGCCAAGAACTATTGAGTACAAACATGTATGAAGAGGGTAATTATGGTAGCTTAGAAAATCTTAAGAATACTGATGCGAATAGTGGAAAACATTACAGTAACGTAAGACATGCAAATGGTATCTTCAGAGAAGACAATGATGATAATGGTTATACGAATAATTACACCgaagaagatgaagaagGTGAAGAGTATGACGAATTTTACAGAAAAAGAGTAAATGAAAATTGTCGTTCAGGATGCCATACCAAAGGGAATGAGATAAATGGACACTTAAACGGGGAAACAAATAGATTTAGAGACTACTCCCTTGGTCAGAATTATACAAGAAATTACTACAATAGTGAACAAAGTAGAGGTGACTCCAATTATGCACAAGGATCTGAGAATGGAAGCGAAAGTTTAGAGGTAGTTGGCTCCGTAACGTACTCCACGGAACGGAGCATTAAATTTGGGACTGATGAAGAGAAcacaaaaaatagaagatTTAGTGTTTTAGATTTATTTAATGACAtaacaagaaaaaagaagaaatgtaaaaagaattatatgtatgcaaaTTACGATGATTCCAATATAGATAAAAGTAGTTTATTAAGTGATGATAAAGTTTTAGAAAATGGTAAGAAGCAACCTTCTCATATAAGAAATGGTAATATTTTCCAGGCGTATGAAAATTATAGGAGTAggaacaaagaaaaaatatatatatgtgaactGAGAATATATAACATGACATGTGATAGTTGtggaaataaaattataagttttttaaagggtaaaaatttaattatagaTGGTAATAGCTTTGCTACTGAAAGCaaaattaagttaaaaataaatacatcagaaaataatttaatcagtgtcaatataaaaagttttgtaaataatattatgacGGAAGTAAAAAATTGTGGTTTTAACAACGATTTAATTGATCTATATAAAGATGATGATAGTGATAACAAGTGTAATCTATTTGatataacattatatgtttttagaGAAGATGTAATTAAATCttatgaattattaaaaaatgtaaaaggaattaaaaatgttgaaTATGATATTAAGAAagagtatatttatattttatatgaccCTGAAATAATCGGAATAAGGTTTATattagaatttttaaaaaagaaaaaaaatattgatgcATATTATGATGAagacaaagaaaaatatttcagaagtacaaaatataatgaaacgAGTAATTCATATAAGTTAATAgaattattttgttgtttttttttctgtatacTTATAATTATACTCAATAACTGTCAGATGAATATGGGATATATGAACGGCTTTTACTCTTATGGAAATTACAAGAATTATTTGATGACATATAAATTAGTAAATgcaaaaagagaaaaaaatgatttattttatcataacaAAGTTAGAAAGGATAGTAGCTCTATGCAACCGAATGTAAGAAGCGCTTATTTAGATGAAGAAAGTCTTATTGCTCATTACGTTGTAAATTCAGATAATGAAAAGAGGGAAGGTATGATAAATGATGTTTATCAAGAGAAGTTACCTAGGCACGATGCTGAGAAAGGGGGAATTGCTACTTCAAATGGCTATCACAGTAATACAGAGGGAAAAATGCAcataaatgagaaaaaaagcCCATGCAAGCATActactaaaaataaatggataTCTGCTGATCAAAATAATTGCAATATATCTGACAAGTTTAGTATTTGTAATAGTTATGATGAGTATGAATCACAATTTAAGAAAGACAAAGGAAGCGACCATTCTGCAAGTAGTTCCTCAGATACTACAGAGGTGAAGCAAttcccaaaaaaaaatgtgaaggAAAAATGTATGACGGGAGAAGAAGTAAAGGGTAGATACGTAAAGGCAAAAAATGAGGAAGTTGATcattttaaggaaaaaaaaagaaaggaaaaaataccGGAAGAGAAGGATATTAAAGCAGGAAATGTTATGGGTAAAAGTACGAAAAATGACGATGCAATATCAAAAAATGAGGAAGTTCAGCATTTTAAGGAATTCAAAAAGGGTGAAAAACATACGAAGAATAATAGCGAAATGGTGGAGCATGAGGAGatagaaaattttaagaacAAAATGGAGGAAAAACCTACAAAAGGGAAGGATACAAAAGAGGGGGATAAAAAAGCGGAAAATGAGAACATATACAATTTTAAGAATAAcaatgaggaaaaaaaaattaccaaAGGCAAGGATACAAAGGAGGGAGATAAAAACGaggaaaatatagaaaatgtGGAAAATATTAAGAGTAACAAAGtggagaaaaaaattaccaAAGGAAAGGATGCAAAAAAGGAAGGTGTCAAAACGGAAGATGAAagtgtaaaaaattttaaggagAAAAAAGTGAAGGGAAAACTTACCAAAGGCCATGGTGAAAAAGAGGAGGATGTggagataaaaaattttaagaataacaaagaggagaaaaaaaacacaaaagGAAAGGATATAAAAGAGGAAGGTATCATAGTAGAGGATGTGAACATAGAAAAGGTAAAGGCTGAAAAAACTTACGGTTCTATGAAAGCTATACTgaattcaaattatttttataaggtTTCTGCAAACTTTAAAGACacagagaaaaaaaaaaaacccgAAGTGGAGGAAGTAGATTTTTTGTACGATTTCAGAAGGGATGATAATTATTTGGATATTTCGAATATATTATACCACTTGAACAATTCAGAGAAATTAAAACTCAGATGTACTAATATGAAGAAATGTGTACCCTCGAAAAAGGACActaataattacaaaaaggaaaaaagggaagaaaatatagataaaaaggaaagaagtgaaaataaatttaaggaaggaaaatataaactgATGAGTTATACGAATTTGAAATATGACTCAGAggagaaaataagaaaaactttattttgtaaaattgtaaaattgtTTGTTAATAATCCCGTATATAGGTTAATTGTATCTTCTTACAAATCTTCATTAGATTCGAAAATATTAGGGACATTACCGTTaagattatttttaatatttcttttaagttccattgtttatatatattttggttttagttttattttgaatGGTTACAGAAGTTTAAAGaataacattattaatatgaatGTATTAATATCTATTAGTTcatctttttcttatttttactctttgtttcttttattattctgCTTACTATTTTCCATAGACCTAGATGGAATAccattatattttgattcTTCCGCTTTACTAATATGCATTATGAAATTTGGTTTTGAAATTGAGAATTTTTTAGTAAgttttacaaaaaagaagattGAGGATTTGTATGAAAGAACAACAAaacatgtttatattttagaaaagAAAACTGAGAAGACacaagataataaaaatatgaaggaACAAGCAAGTAACTTTATTAACTCGAACGTGGGAAATGGAGAGACTAAGGAGGAGGAGGTCCATAAAAACCATAATATTGACAATATCCATGAAGATAGGTGTAATGAAGTCCGTAATGAAATAGGTAATGAAATTCGAAGTAACATTCATAATGACAACAATTCTCGAAGTGAAAGTAATACATTGATCAAATGCGGTGAAAACAAAAGCAATTTTTCCAGTTACGAAATTGGGGACGATGATCAAAAGGGATTCCTCCTGAACAGCTTTTCACATAGTGGCAAAGAGattgatataaataaaatatttgtagaagataaaaaaattaatttaaacgATTTTAGAATACTTAGTTATCCTGTGCAATTTGTGCAGAAGCatgatattttaatattttatgaaggAGCAACATTATTAATTGACGGTATTAAAGTGAATGATGAAGTTTCTTATTTGGACGAAAGTATGATAAGTGGTGAAAAGAAagctattaaaaaatataagggtgataaaatatatgctgGATCTAAATGTGTTGGAGGaataattatgttatatattaaggATATATCAAAAGGAAATTATATTGAGTATATTAAGAAAACTTTAGATGAAGTAAATTGCAAGAAAACTAATCTGCAGTTATATGCAGATAAGATTGCGAGCATATTTATACCAtctataattatattgtgtattatagtatttttaatatggttctatttaacatattttgactatgttaatataaaaagaaatgcctattttaaattaaacaaatttttatcatgtatatttttttcaattcatttttctttgtcTATTTTGTGTGTTGCTTGTCCATGTGCAGTAGGATTAGCTAGCCCCTTGTCCATAGCAATCAGTTCTTACATATGTAGTAACATtggtattattataaaaaatataaatattttcgaaatttttttggaatgtaatcattttatttttgataaaacGGGCACATTAACAGTTGGAAAACCGGtggtaaataaaatatatatttctaacaATTTGGATCTTTTTATCGATCAGTTGTTAAAGAATAATtctgttaataatttatcaatTAATTTCGATAATTATAATACGGTCAGCGATTTGGAAAGTGGTTTGGATTCCAGGAATAATTTTAAGATTTTTAATCTTCAGCACAAGGGAAGGTCAAACACTTTGGGTAGTAACAGCGGTTTCTTAGACGGATTAAGCGATCGGAGTTCTTACAATGGAATGTATGAACACATGGGTGGTGAACATATTGGAAACATATATGAAGAGAAAAACAAAGGCGACTTTTCCAGTGAGCGAAACTTCAAAGAAGGTACTGTAGACGAAGcaggaaaaagaagaaaaagaataaaaaaacaaaataaaagtaatgtAACATTGAATTTTGTAGAAAGTCTGCACTGTTCAGGTAAAAATGttactttttattcttttacaaCTCAAAAGGATTATTACAAAATCGAAATAAGAAATTcagtaatgaaaaaagaagaaaaagataatcGAAGAAATTTGAAagagggaaaaaatattataaatgataGGAATAAATCCGTTTTTAATCGTATcgtttcatttattaataataaaaggaaaaaaaataaatatgacaAAATATCAGATAGCTCACTGAAGgaatatttcataaataatgCGGATGTGAACTTATCCTTAATCGATGATTCATATACTAGTGAAACTAGTAGTGAAATCAGTAGTGAAAATGATTGCTCAAATGTTTAtggaaataattattttaataggGAAGATCTAACAAGTATGTATGATAAATATGGTGCTCTGAAAAAggtacaaaataatttaaataatggaAAACCACATGAAAATGCgcattttacaaataatgcTCCTTTTGATGATAAAGATGGTGATATTAAGGAAAAACTAAGTAATATGctatacttatttttaagCTTAAgtttaaatatagaaaaatatagtaatcATTTATATGCTCAGTCtataaatacttatataaataataatttttgcatAAATGAAACATTTGAagttcataatttaaaaaatgaaaaaaaccAAGGAATTATTGGTATAATAAATGATTTATCAGTAACCATTGGTacgttatttttttgttacacaaaatataaaaatgcttATTGTAGTAAGAGAGAAGTaattgaagaaaaattaaacataaataatctggaggcacatatatattcttgtGATTGTAATGTTCATAAAACatatcaatttttatataactattcaaatagtaaaaagaatgaaagcaataatattatttttatgtccATAGAGGGAATAATAGTTGGTTTTTTTACTCTAGTGGATGACATAAAGCCCGAAGTGTTTGGTTTAATtcaatacttaaaaaaagaaagcaaaaaggtttatgtatgtacaggGGATAATTACATGAATGCTATTTATATCTCCAAAATTTTGGGAATACCCAAGAAAAACGTCTCTTCAAATACCCTTCCCATGGAGAAGGTTCATTTTGTGAAGAAAATACAGTCCCTGAATGATG GAAAAGTGTGCATGATTGGAGACGGTATAAATGATTGCTTTGCTTTGAAGAATGCGGACCTGGGGTTGTCATTAAGTACAAGATCAAACGTTGTGATGGACAACGCTGATGCTTGTATTgtagataataatataagtgttataatgaaattatttgaaattaGTAGAAAAACCTTGCta TTCAATTATTGTCATTTTGTCTTCCTTGTCTTTGAAATTGTAAGGGGAAAAAATTGCGAACTTAT GCTTCTACGGGATATATGA
- a CDS encoding hypothetical protein (conserved Plasmodium protein) yields MFKMIKTLKLSRLLKFNSSRTKYLNVVFSKHFNTVKNDCMKIDNTYIYNVYKLNDIYYHNLKVINNYDEYFNLVIKNEYFTDYSKIQNKLKESRTTSNDQNVLGELCHKQAVEEQKNNLGTISEGETNENNSKNIITSNDLQVLYFGSYENNISIIFFEKFKSIIEKNKKLQFFFLDVNVCPQCSYNCDITYVPCICLIYKNHIFRKKIEINYESPIDENYLNEFLSNIQQSIDTFHSYNNKFIYTLKKQSNYLNTKYIDIDNQNIHKENWNTY; encoded by the coding sequence atgtttAAGATgattaaaacattaaaattgAGTAGATTATTAAAGTTTAACAGCAGCAGGACGAAGTACTTGAATGTAGTATTTTCCAAACACTTTAACACAGTTAAAAATGATTGTATGAAAATTGATAAcacgtatatttataacgTGTACAAactaaatgatatatattatcataatttgAAGGTAATAAATAACTATGATGAATATTTCAATttagttataaaaaatgaatacttCACagattattcaaaaatacaaaataaattaaaagagagTAGAACAACAAGCAATGATCAAAATGTACTAGGAGAGTTATGTCATAAACAGGCTGtagaagaacaaaaaaacaatttgGGTACAATTTCCGAAGGGGAaactaatgaaaataattctaaaaatataattacttCTAACGATTTACAGGTGTTATATTTTGGTAGTTATGAAAACAATattagtattatattttttgaaaagtttaaaagtattattgaaaaaaataaaaagttgcaatttttttttctagatGTTAATGTATGCCCACAGTGCTCGTACAACTGTGATATAACGTATGTACCTTGcatatgtttaatatataaaaatcatatatttaggaaaaaaatagaaattaaTTATGAAAGTCCTATAGATGAAAACTACTTAAATGAGTTCCTTAGTAATATACAGCAAAGCATTGATACTTTTCATTCTTATAACAACAAGTTTATTTacacattaaaaaaacagaGCAATTATTTGAATACAAAGTACATAGATATTGATAatcaaaatattcataagGAAAACTGGAACACCTACTAG